The nucleotide sequence CGCGCTCGTCGCACCGGAGAGGCCGGCCAGGGTTCCGACGGCCACAACGGTGGAGAAGGCGGCAACAAGCACCGAGCGAAGCATTCTGTTACGCATGGTCGGCTTCGTCCTCACTTGAAATTCCCCTCTTCCCCCGTCGAGTTAGACGATGGCTCATTCAGGCACATCATCGCCACACGATCGGTGCATCATGTTCCTGCATGTTCAGGACCCTGGGGGGTGGAGATTTGGTGATAAACGAGACAGAGGCGACACATCCCCACGCGGTGACCGAGATGTGCGCGGAAGGAAGCCGCCTCTACGCGAGTGCGCTGCGCACCGGCCGTATCCCGCGCGCGGACGCCGAGTCGGCTCCCTGCCTGATGGAGTTCGCGCTGCTCCACCCCGACCCGGACGACCCCGGCTGGCTGCGGCCCGTCGCGCCGGCCGTGGCGCTGGCCCAGCGGCTCACCCCCATCGAGCGGGAGATCGCCGAGCGGCGGCGCCGGTCCATCGTGCTGTCCGAGATCTTCGAACCCTTCATGACGCTGAGCGCCCGCGAGGACGCCCCCACCCACGCCATCACCGTCCTGGAGGGCCTGGACCGCATCAACGCGGCCCTGGACCTGGCCACCGGCCAGTGCCGCACCGAGGTGCTCACCGTGCAGCCCGGCGGCCGCCGCAGCCCCGAGAACCGCCTCCTGGAGGCGCTGGACCGCGACCGGCCGCTGATCGAGCGCGGGGTGCGCATCCGCACCCTGTACCAGCACACGGCCCGCTACAGCGCCGACCGCCTCGCCTACGTGGACCGCTTCACCGACGGCAAGGCGGAGTACCGCACCATCGACGAACTGGTCGAGCGGCTCATCATCTGCGACGAGACGGTGGCCTTCATCCCGGTCCAGGAGGACCGCCAGGTCGCCCTCGAACTGCGCCACCCCGGCCTGGTGCGCTACCTCGTCAAGGTCTTCGAGTTCATGTGGAGCCGCGCGGTCCCGCTGAGCGCCGGCACCCCCTACGAGACCGCCCCGGACGGCATCACCGACATCCAGCACTCCATCGCCAAGCTCCTGGTGGAGGGGCACGTCGACGAGGCCATCGCGCGCCGACTCGGCATGAACGTCCGCACCTGCCGGGCCCACATCGCCAAGCTGGCCACCGCGCTCGGCAGCGGCAGCCGGGCCCAGCTCGGCTACCTGATCGCCCGCTCCGGCATGCTCAACGAGAACGGCTAGAGCGGGAGTTCAGGG is from Streptomyces seoulensis and encodes:
- a CDS encoding helix-turn-helix transcriptional regulator, with amino-acid sequence MFRTLGGGDLVINETEATHPHAVTEMCAEGSRLYASALRTGRIPRADAESAPCLMEFALLHPDPDDPGWLRPVAPAVALAQRLTPIEREIAERRRRSIVLSEIFEPFMTLSAREDAPTHAITVLEGLDRINAALDLATGQCRTEVLTVQPGGRRSPENRLLEALDRDRPLIERGVRIRTLYQHTARYSADRLAYVDRFTDGKAEYRTIDELVERLIICDETVAFIPVQEDRQVALELRHPGLVRYLVKVFEFMWSRAVPLSAGTPYETAPDGITDIQHSIAKLLVEGHVDEAIARRLGMNVRTCRAHIAKLATALGSGSRAQLGYLIARSGMLNENG